The following coding sequences are from one Shewanella putrefaciens window:
- a CDS encoding succinate dehydrogenase/fumarate reductase iron-sulfur subunit: MTEHNIQTVNILRYDPERDNEPFLETFKVPADNTTSIQDALTYIKDHMDKSLSYRWSCRMAICGSCGVMVNKVPKLACKTFLRDYPEGITLEPLANFAIEKDLVVDKAPFLERLEAMKPYIIGNDRKPEDGPNRQTPAQMAKYKQFAGCINCGLCYAACPQFGLNPEFIGPAAITLAHRYNLDSRDLGKVERMKLINGKDGAWGCTFVGYCSKVCPKHVDPAAAVNQSKVESAKDFLINMITTKEA, translated from the coding sequence ATGACAGAGCATAATATTCAGACGGTTAATATCCTTCGATATGATCCAGAAAGGGACAATGAACCCTTCTTGGAGACGTTCAAAGTCCCTGCGGATAACACAACCTCCATACAAGATGCATTAACTTACATTAAAGATCATATGGATAAATCTTTATCCTATCGCTGGTCTTGTCGCATGGCGATTTGTGGCTCCTGTGGCGTAATGGTTAACAAAGTGCCTAAATTGGCCTGTAAAACCTTTTTACGCGACTACCCAGAAGGTATCACGCTTGAGCCACTCGCTAACTTCGCCATTGAGAAAGATCTGGTGGTCGACAAAGCCCCCTTCCTTGAACGATTAGAAGCAATGAAACCTTATATCATTGGTAACGATCGCAAACCCGAAGATGGACCAAATCGACAAACGCCAGCACAAATGGCGAAATACAAGCAGTTTGCAGGCTGTATCAACTGTGGTTTGTGCTATGCAGCTTGTCCGCAATTTGGTTTGAACCCAGAATTTATCGGCCCAGCGGCCATTACACTGGCCCACAGATATAACTTAGATAGTCGCGATCTGGGCAAAGTCGAACGGATGAAGCTTATCAACGGTAAAGACGGTGCTTGGGGTTGTACCTTCGTTGGATATTGTTCAAAGGTATGTCCAAAGCATGTCGATCCTGCGGCGGCCGTAAACCAGAGCAAGGTCGAGTCAGCTAAAGACTTTCTCATTAATATGATAACGACAAAGGAGGCATAA
- the frdC gene encoding fumarate reductase subunit FrdC has product MQNRKPYVRPMQRTWWSENNFFSWYMVRELTIVPLILFTLNLCAGLFALVSSCDAWNNWLYFSSHPVMLLINVLALIGALYHAKTFFGMMPQVMPIKLGEKVVPTGVIVTVQWLLLVLVSLVAIACI; this is encoded by the coding sequence ATGCAAAACCGCAAACCCTATGTTCGTCCTATGCAGAGAACCTGGTGGTCCGAGAATAACTTCTTCAGTTGGTATATGGTGCGAGAATTAACCATAGTACCGCTGATCCTATTCACACTTAATCTTTGCGCGGGTTTATTTGCGCTGGTCTCAAGCTGTGATGCTTGGAATAACTGGCTCTATTTTTCATCTCACCCTGTCATGTTACTTATCAATGTATTGGCATTGATCGGAGCACTTTATCATGCAAAGACATTTTTTGGCATGATGCCGCAGGTGATGCCAATTAAGCTGGGTGAAAAAGTCGTGCCAACGGGTGTCATCGTTACGGTTCAATGGCTACTGTTAGTGCTAGTGTCACTCGTGGCGATTGCTTGTATTTAG